In Papio anubis isolate 15944 chromosome 20, Panubis1.0, whole genome shotgun sequence, a single window of DNA contains:
- the KHSRP gene encoding far upstream element-binding protein 2 has product MQRHFHWLPPKLGALISFIPICPDQCQSPNTHPCRSAIGLEIAFICPPSTGSSQLLPLRAVSHSEPPAHCPSLHSDWPPPSELAIGVRGAAAASHWPAGAVRHAGGGRGPPSPPRRLPSGWVPRVLRGRVERGLVPALSRRRRRRLLSFSLRARPGPAAPCRTKAREDPAWAATRRRGRGAGGAGEALRRARQARGTGAAGGPGGGGPGGGSAGGPSQPPGGGGPGIRKDAFADAVQRARQIAAKIGGDAATTVNNSTPDFGFGGQKRQLEDGDQPESKKLASQGDSISSQLGPIHPPPRTSMTEEYRVPDGMVGLIIGRGGEQINKIQQDSGCKVQISPDSGGLPERSVSLTGAPESVQKAKMMLDDIVSRGRGGPPGQFHDNANGGQNGTVQEIMIPAGKAGLVIGKGGETIKQLQERAGVKMILIQDGSQNTNVDKPLRIIGDPYKVQQACEMVMDILRERDQGGFGDRNEYGSRIGGGIDVPVPRHSVGVVIGRSGEMIKKIQNDAGVRIQFKQDDGTGPEKIAHIMGPPDRCEHAARIINDLLQSLRSGPPGPPGGPGMPPGGRGRGRGQGNWGPPGGEMTFSIPTHKCGLVIGRGGENVKAINQQTGAFVEISRQLPPNGDPNFKLFIIRGSPQQIDHAKQLIEEKIEGPLCPVGPGPGGPGPAGPMGPFNPGPFNQGPPGAPPHAGGPPPHQYPPQGWGNTYPQWQPPAPHDPSKAAAAAADPNAAWAAYYSHYYQQPPGPVPGPAPAPAAPPAQGEPPQPPPTGQSDYTKAWEEYYKKIGQQPQQPGAPPQQDYTKAWEEYYKKQAQVATGGGPGAPPGSQPDYSAAWAEYYRQQAAYYGQTPGPGGPQPPPTQQGQQQASGNCHPPPPPFSFQPPATVHPALVGSAGNPFPCGVCP; this is encoded by the exons ATGCAGCGGCACTTCCACTGGCTCCCACCAAAACTGGGCGCCTTGATTTCCTTCATTCCCATTTGTCCAGACCAGTGTCAGTCACCGAACACCCACCCATGTCGCTCAGCCATTGGTTTAGAA ATCGCCTTCATTTGCCCGCCCAGCACCGGCAGCTCGCAGCTATTGCCTCTGAGAGCTGTCAGTCACTCTGAGCCTCCCGCCCACTGCCCCTCGTTGCATTCCGATTGGCCACCTCCTTCAGAGCTCGCGATTGGCGTCCGGGGTGCGGCGGCTGCCTCCCATTGGCCCGCAGGAGCCGTCCGTCACGCCGGCGGCGGGAGGGGGCCACCCTCTCCCCCTCGTCGTCTTCCCAGCGGCTGGGTTCCCAGAGTGCTCCGCGGCCGTGTGGAGCGAGGCCTTGTTCCCGCGttgagccgccgccgccgccgccgcctcctcagCTTCAGCCTCCGCGCCAGGCCCGGCCCCGCTGCGCCATGTCGGACTAAAGCACGGGAGGACCCTGCCTGGGCTGCCACCCGCCGGCGGGGGCGGGGAGCCGGGGGCGCCGGGGAGGCCCTCCGCCGGGCCCGCCAGGCGCGGGGGACTGGGGCGGCGGGCGGCCCTGGCGGCGGCGGTCCGGGCGGGGGGTCGGCCGGGGGCCCCTCTCAGCCACCCGGCGGAGGCGGCCCGGGAATCCGCAAGGACGCCTTCGCCGACGCCGTGCAGCGGGCCCGCCAG ATTGCAGCCAAAATTGGAGGCGATGCTGCCACAACAGTGAATAACAGCACTCCTGATTTTGGTTTTGGGGGCCAAAAGAGACAGTTGGAAGATGGAG ATCAACCGGAGAGCAAGAAGCTGGCTTCCCAGGGAGACT CAATCAGTTCTCAACTTGGACCCATCCATCCTCCTCCAAG GACTTCAATGACAGAAGAGTACAGGGTCCCAGACGGCATGGTGGGCCTGA TTATTGGCAGAGGAGGTGAACAAATTAACAAAATCCAACAGGATTCAGGCTGCAAAGTACAGATTTCTCCAG ACAGCGGTGGCCTACCTGAGCGCAGCGTGTCCTTGACAGGAGCCCCAGAATCTGTCCA GAAAGCGAAGATGATGCTGGACGACATTGTGTCTCGGGGTCGTGGGGGCCCCCCAGGACAGTTCCACGACAACGCCAACGGGGGCCAGAATGGCACCGTGCAGGAGATCATGATCCCTGCGGGCAAGGCTGGCCTGGTCATCGGCAAGGGCGGGGAGACCATTAAGCAGCTGCAG GAACGTGCTGGAGTGAAGATGATCTTAATTCAGGACGGATCTCAGAATACGAATGTGGACAAACCTCTCCGAATCATTGGGGATCCTTACAAAGTGCAG CAAGCCTGCGAGATGGTGATGGACATCCTCCGGGAACGTGACCAAGGCGGCTTTGGGGACCGGAATGAGTACGGATCTCGGATTGGCGGAGGCATTGAT GTGCCAGTGCCCAGGCATTCTGTTGGCGTGGTCATTGGCCGGAGCGGAGAGATGATCAAGAAGATCCAGAATGATGCTGGCGTGCGGATACAGTTCAAGCAAG ATGACGGGACAGGGCCCGAGAAGATTGCTCATATAATGGGGCCCCCAGACAGGTGCGAGCACGCAGCCCGGATCATCAATGACCTCCTCCAGAGCCTCAGG AGTGGTCCCCCAGGTCCTCCAGGGGGTCCAGGCATGCCCCCAGGGGGGCGAGGCCGAGGAAGAGGCCAAGGCAATTGGGGTCCCCCTGGTGGGGAGATGACCTTCTCCATCCCCACTCACAAGTGTGGGCTGGTCATCGGCCGAG GTGGCGAGAATGTGAAAGCCATAAACCAGCAGACGGGAGCCTTCGTAGAGATCTCCCGGCAGCTGCCACCCAACGGGGACCCCAACTTCAAGTTGTTCATCATCCGGGGTTCGCCCCAGCAGATTGACCACGCCAAGCAGCTTATCGAGGAGAAGATCGAG GGTCCTCTCTGTCCAGTTGGACCAGGCCCAGGCGGCCCAGGCCCTGCTGGCCCAATGGGGCCCTTCAATCCTGGGCCCTTCAACCAGGGGCCACCCGGGGCTCCCCCACA TGCCGGGGGGCCCCCTCCTCATCAGTACCCACCCCAGGGCTGGGGCAATACCTACCCCCAGTGGCAACCGCCTGCTCCTCACGACCCAA GCAAAGCAGCTGCAGCGGCCGCGGACCCCAACGCCGCGTGGGCCGCCTACTACTCACACTACTACCAGCAGCCCCCGGGCCCCGTCCCAGGCCCTGCGCCGGCCCCTGCGGCCCCACCGGCTCAGGGTGAGCCCCCTCAGCCCCCACCCACCGGCCAGTCGGACTACACTAAGGCCTGGGAAGAGTATTACAAAAAGATCG GCCAGCAGCCCCAGCAGCCCGGAGCGCCCCCACAGCAGGACTACACGAAGGCCTGGGAGGAGTACTACAAGAAGCAAG CGCAAGTGGCCACCGGAGGGGGTCCAGGAGCTCCCCCAGGCTCCCAGCCAGACTACAGTGCCGCCTGGGCGGAATATTACAGACAGCAGGCCGCTTACTACGGACAGACCCCAGGTCCTGGCGGCCCCCAGCCACCGCCCACGCAGCAGGGACAGCAGCAGGCAAGTGGGAATtgccaccctcctcctcctcctttctccttccaacCCCCGGCCACCGTCCATCCTGCCTTAGTGGGTAGCGCCGGAAACCCCTTCCCCTGCGGGGTGTGCCCTTGA